A window of Thermococcus aggregans contains these coding sequences:
- the mrtA gene encoding CPBP family archaeomyxosortase MrtA, which produces MCKLKLVALYLTSIFLIFLNQKVGKNIYEWAFYDALFYVFIPLAVAYLLGFKSHELGFKIGRKEGYTSALALFVLSLPVSIYASRLESFRAYYPIFTYTSWGDFLFKEILIGVIMFAHEAFYRGIILFPLAKKNEWLGIMAQNIPYTLVHVGKPPLELPYSFIAGVVFAKIDLKSKSFLPSFLLHWIGSVVFDLLIVL; this is translated from the coding sequence GTGTGCAAGTTGAAACTCGTAGCCCTCTACCTGACTTCAATCTTTCTTATATTTCTCAACCAGAAAGTCGGGAAAAACATCTATGAGTGGGCCTTTTATGATGCCCTTTTCTACGTCTTCATACCTCTAGCAGTTGCTTATCTACTTGGCTTCAAATCCCACGAGCTTGGTTTTAAAATAGGAAGAAAAGAGGGTTATACCTCGGCACTTGCCCTTTTCGTTCTCTCCCTTCCCGTAAGCATTTACGCATCCCGGCTGGAAAGCTTCAGGGCTTATTATCCGATATTTACCTACACCTCTTGGGGAGATTTTCTCTTCAAGGAGATTTTAATTGGCGTTATTATGTTTGCCCATGAGGCGTTTTACCGTGGAATTATTCTCTTTCCTCTTGCTAAGAAAAACGAGTGGCTTGGCATAATGGCTCAAAACATCCCCTACACTCTCGTTCACGTAGGCAAGCCGCCACTGGAACTTCCCTACTCGTTCATAGCAGGAGTAGTTTTTGCAAAAATTGATTTAAAGAGCAAGAGCTTTCTGCCAAGCTTCCTTCTTCACTGGATTGGTTCGGTAGTTTTTGATCTGCTCA
- a CDS encoding peptidylprolyl isomerase — protein sequence MMKVAKKDVIRLHYIGKIKETGEIFDTTYEDVAKEAGIYNENGIYGPVPIAVGAGHVIKGLDEALEGLEVGKKYTIEVPPEKAFGKRDPKLIKTFTIGQFRRQGIYPFPGLDVEIETESGRKLKGRVISVSSGRVRVDFNHPYAGKTVVYEVEIVEKIEDPIEKVKALIELRIPRIDLEKVQIEVGENDVKIDFGEQQVDPRTLILGEILLESDLKFLGYEKVEFKPTIEELLKPPEAREEVEIEEKTEEEQKEEQKEEASEEKETSEETKEESKKAEEVKEEPQEKEETEEKEQN from the coding sequence ATTATGAAAGTAGCAAAGAAAGACGTAATAAGGCTCCACTACATTGGAAAGATAAAAGAAACAGGGGAGATATTTGACACGACTTATGAGGATGTTGCAAAGGAAGCTGGGATCTACAACGAGAATGGAATTTACGGGCCGGTTCCAATAGCGGTTGGCGCCGGGCACGTAATAAAGGGTCTCGATGAAGCCCTCGAAGGCTTAGAAGTCGGAAAGAAATACACAATTGAGGTTCCACCAGAAAAGGCATTTGGAAAAAGGGATCCAAAGCTCATAAAGACATTCACAATCGGCCAGTTCAGGAGGCAGGGTATTTACCCATTCCCCGGTCTCGACGTGGAAATCGAAACAGAGAGCGGAAGGAAGCTCAAAGGTAGAGTAATAAGCGTCTCAAGCGGTAGAGTTAGGGTTGACTTTAACCACCCATACGCAGGAAAAACCGTCGTTTATGAGGTTGAGATAGTCGAAAAAATAGAGGATCCAATAGAAAAAGTGAAAGCCCTAATTGAGCTCAGAATCCCAAGAATAGACCTCGAAAAAGTGCAGATCGAAGTGGGCGAAAACGACGTTAAAATAGACTTCGGAGAGCAACAGGTAGACCCAAGAACCCTTATCTTGGGAGAAATCCTTCTTGAGAGCGACCTCAAGTTCTTGGGATACGAAAAGGTTGAGTTCAAGCCAACTATTGAAGAACTCTTGAAGCCACCAGAGGCCAGGGAAGAAGTTGAAATCGAAGAAAAGACCGAAGAAGAGCAGAAAGAAGAACAAAAAGAAGAAGCGTCAGAAGAAAAGGAAACTAGCGAAGAAACAAAAGAAGAGTCCAAGAAGGCTGAAGAAGTGAAGGAAGAGCCTCAAGAAAAAGAGGAAACCGAAGAAAAAGAACAAAACTGA